Proteins from a genomic interval of Anolis sagrei isolate rAnoSag1 chromosome 1, rAnoSag1.mat, whole genome shotgun sequence:
- the AIDA gene encoding axin interactor, dorsalization-associated protein isoform X4, translated as MKTLGKIATCLELRSAALQSTQSQEEFKLEDLKKLEPILKNIFTYNKEFPFDVQPVPPRKILAPGEEEDLEFEEDEEEGGAGAGSPDTFSARVPGMASSCNHVLHHSSNPGANEGTLLPQLPSEPGMTLLTIKIEKIGLKDAGQCIDPYITVSVKDLNGIDLTPVQDTPVATRKEDTYIHFCVDIEIQRHVEKLTKGAAIFFEFKHYKPKKRFTSTKCFAFMEMDEIKPGPMVIELYKKPTDFKRKKLQLLTKKPLYLHLHQTLHKE; from the exons AAAACCTTAGGTAAAATTGCAACATGCTTGGAACTCAGGAGTGCAGCATTGCAG TCTACACAGTCCCAGGAGGAATTTAAGCTAGAGGATCTGAAGAAACTAGAGCCGA TCTTAAAGAATATTTTTACCTACAATAAAGAATTCCCCTTTGATGTTCAGCCTGTTCCACCAAG gAAGATCTTGGCACCTGGGGAAGAGGAAGACTTAGAATttgaagaagatgaggaggagggcGGGGCTGGAGCAGGATCTCCAGATACATTTTCTGCCAGAGTTCCAGG CATGGCTTCATCGTGTAACCATGTTCTACATCATTCATCCAACCCAGGAGCCAATGAAG GTACTTTATTACCCCAATTACCATCTGAACCCGGGATGACATTACTTACCATCAAAATAGAGAAAATTGGTCTTAAAGATGCAGGACAATGCATCGATCCCTACATCACAGTTAGCGTGAAAG ATCTCAATGGAATAGACCTGACTCCTGTGCAGGATACCCCCGTTGCTACAAGGAAAGAGGACACATACATTCATTTCTGTGTGGACATTGAAATTCAGAGACATGTTGAAAAACTAACAAAAG gTGCAGCTATTTTCTTTGAATTTAAACACTATAAACCTAAGAAGAGGTTCACCAGTACCAAATGCTTTGCCTTCATGGAAATGGATGAAATTAAACCTGGACCAATGGTTATAGAACT ATACAAAAAACCAACTGACTTCAAGAGGAAGAAACTTCAGTTGCTGACCAAGAAGCCACTTTATCTTCACCTTCATCAAACACTGCACAAAGAGTGA